CCTGGCGGGAGACCTCGGCGATTTGGCGGGCTACGTTTTCAACCACATCTGGGTCGATGCCGACCTTGCCGCCGCCGAACATCTCACCGCCCAGCTTCAGCATTACTCGCTTGTATCCGGTTCGCTTAATATCTGCGGCAGTCACGCCTACTTCGTCTCCTTAACGCGGGGCAGTTTCAATCTCCGCCCTATCTTACCCATATATCTTTCGCATCCTCACACCGCCCGCCGGTGCAGGCCAGTAGGCAATTGCGACGTGCCGGTCCCTTTCCTGCGGATTGTCCATCCGCACGAGTCGGCACGGTGAGCGCACAACAAAGCCCACGAAGGATAGTCCTTCGTGGGCTAGTTGTTAAAGCGCGGTGGGCTTAAGCGCCAACCTCGTAGCGAACGAAGCCGGTGATGGTGGTGCCAGCTTCTTCAGCAACCTGCTTTACGGTCTTCTTGTTATCAGACAGGGAAGCCTGCTCAAGCAGAACGATGGACTTGAAGAAGCCGTTCAGGCGGCCTTCCACGATCTTCGGCAGGGCTGCCTCTGGCTTGCCCTCCTCACGAGTGGTGGCCTCAGCGATCTCGCGTTCCTTCTCGACGATCTCTGCAGGAACGTCCTCGCGGGTGAGGTACTCAGCGTTCATTGCAGCAATCTGCAGGGCTGCAGCGTGAGCGCCTTCCTCGCTGCCCTCGTAGGAAACCAGAACGCCCACTGCCGGCGGCAGGTCAGCGGAACGCTGGTGCAGGTAAACGGCAACGTTGTCGCCCTCTACGGTAACTGCACGGCGTGCCTGCAGCTTCTCACCGGTCTTTGCGGACTCCTCGTCCACGACCTCGGAGACCTTCTTGCCGTCGATCTCAATGTTGTTGAGCTCGTCAGCGGAGTTTGCCTTGGCCTCAGCAGCAGCGTCAGCAATCTTGGCTGCGAAGGTCTTGAAAGCCTCGTTCTTAGCAACGAAGTCGGT
This genomic stretch from Corynebacterium tuberculostearicum harbors:
- the tsf gene encoding translation elongation factor Ts, encoding MANYTAADVKALREATGSGMLDCKKALEESNGDYDKAVEYLRIKGAKNVSKRADREATEGLIAVSGNTMVEINCETDFVAKNEAFKTFAAKIADAAAEAKANSADELNNIEIDGKKVSEVVDEESAKTGEKLQARRAVTVEGDNVAVYLHQRSADLPPAVGVLVSYEGSEEGAHAAALQIAAMNAEYLTREDVPAEIVEKEREIAEATTREEGKPEAALPKIVEGRLNGFFKSIVLLEQASLSDNKKTVKQVAEEAGTTITGFVRYEVGA